Proteins found in one uncultured Desulfuromonas sp. genomic segment:
- the def gene encoding peptide deformylase, giving the protein MGLLKIYHYPDAVLAETSESITAVDDEIRQLAADMAETMYAAPGVGLAAPQVGILKRLIVLDCGGEENPELIKAVNPEILEREGDSCEEEGCLSVPGYYAAVKRNSWVKVRYVDMDGQTVEREADGLLAICFQHEIDHLDGKLFVDRLSSLKKGMFRKKYPKILEQQQEQL; this is encoded by the coding sequence ATGGGCCTGTTGAAAATATATCATTATCCGGACGCGGTTTTAGCTGAAACGTCCGAGTCGATAACCGCTGTCGATGACGAAATTCGCCAGCTTGCCGCCGATATGGCGGAAACCATGTATGCCGCGCCCGGTGTTGGCTTGGCGGCACCCCAGGTTGGGATCCTCAAGCGCCTGATTGTTCTGGATTGTGGTGGCGAGGAGAACCCGGAGCTGATCAAAGCCGTTAATCCGGAAATTCTCGAGCGGGAGGGTGACTCTTGCGAAGAGGAGGGGTGTCTGTCTGTGCCCGGTTACTACGCGGCAGTCAAGCGCAATTCCTGGGTCAAAGTGCGCTATGTGGATATGGACGGACAAACCGTTGAGCGTGAAGCGGACGGGTTGTTGGCCATCTGCTTTCAGCATGAAATCGACCATCTTGACGGCAAGTTGTTCGTCGATCGGTTGTCCTCTCTGAAAAAGGGGATGTTTCGTAAAAAATATCCGAAAATTCTCGAACAACAGCAGGAGCAGCTGTGA
- the fmt gene encoding methionyl-tRNA formyltransferase, whose translation MINIQTIRVVFMGTPDFALETLHGLIESGVQMVGVYTQPDRPKGRGKKLAAPPVKDLALEHDIPVFQPQKLRDEEAVKQLRSLSPDLIVVVAYGQILPQAVLDIPKYGCINVHASLLPRHRGAAPINKAIVDGDPTTGVTTMMMDVGLDTGDMLVKKSLSIHPDETAGQLHDRLAPLGREAMDETLARLCAGTLSREKQDDSLSTYASMMKKEDGCIDWRKEARQIHNLVRGLDPWPGAYTLLDGQTLKLAKTRCVEGQGEPGQVLEACGETVIVACGQGALQLGALQLPGKKMLSAADFLRGRGLEKGNVLGR comes from the coding sequence GTGATTAATATTCAAACCATTCGTGTCGTTTTTATGGGAACTCCCGATTTTGCCCTGGAGACGTTACACGGGCTGATTGAATCCGGGGTGCAGATGGTCGGTGTTTATACTCAGCCGGACCGTCCCAAGGGGCGGGGGAAAAAATTGGCCGCCCCGCCGGTCAAGGATCTGGCATTAGAGCACGATATCCCGGTTTTTCAGCCGCAGAAACTGCGTGACGAAGAAGCAGTCAAACAGCTGCGCAGCCTGTCACCGGATCTGATCGTGGTTGTGGCCTACGGCCAGATTCTTCCCCAGGCGGTTCTCGATATTCCCAAGTATGGCTGTATCAATGTCCATGCGTCGCTGTTGCCGCGCCACCGCGGGGCGGCACCGATCAATAAAGCCATTGTTGATGGCGATCCCACGACCGGGGTGACCACCATGATGATGGATGTCGGCCTCGATACTGGCGACATGTTGGTGAAAAAATCGTTATCGATTCATCCCGATGAGACGGCCGGCCAGTTGCACGACCGGCTGGCCCCACTCGGGCGTGAGGCGATGGACGAGACCTTGGCTCGTCTGTGTGCCGGTACCCTGTCGCGTGAAAAGCAGGATGACAGCCTGAGTACTTATGCGTCGATGATGAAGAAAGAGGACGGATGTATCGATTGGCGCAAGGAGGCGCGGCAAATTCATAATCTGGTGCGCGGCCTTGATCCGTGGCCCGGAGCCTATACACTGCTTGACGGCCAGACCCTCAAACTGGCCAAAACGCGCTGTGTTGAGGGCCAAGGTGAACCGGGACAAGTCCTTGAAGCCTGCGGAGAAACGGTGATCGTGGCCTGCGGACAGGGGGCGCTGCAGTTGGGAGCGTTGCAGCTACCGGGCAAAAAGATGCTCAGTGCCGCTGATTTTCTGCGTGGACGTGGTCTGGAAAAAGGAAATGTTCTCGGCCGTTGA